The following are encoded in a window of Spea bombifrons isolate aSpeBom1 chromosome 2, aSpeBom1.2.pri, whole genome shotgun sequence genomic DNA:
- the LOC128474049 gene encoding uncharacterized protein LOC128474049, whose protein sequence is MEEVRGLTKKILDYRLENNGEGKGYNHIMMQIFGYMGNGKSSLINSLMSIVKEERYRTLAPVATGHEKNGALTTHRTSYPLTDTITLVDNRGFGPMDSYEEQEIYAQLANILPLNEKVIWEKSFMDTVIKVQGSVENRKDLLVPLYIYSAEQGCSSKPNDIKTFLQNCQKMTGILPIIVLTKSTSSKLAGVCKQFQDMGMESIIAIENYIPENNIRTPGKDTKLLSVLTEALRLVDFRIQTLSDPEADHNERMKLLLSLANEREIEKVREEERKKIDEELQMKKQKKWYFW, encoded by the exons ATGGAGGAAGTGAGAGGACTCACAAAGAAGATCTTGGATTATCGCCTTGAAAATAATGGCGAGGGAAAAGGTTATAATCACATCATGATGCAGATATTTGGATATATGGGAAATGGGAAATCCTCCCTGATCAACTCTCTGATGTCCATCGTGAAAGAAGAGAGGTATAGAACACTAGCACCTGTAGCAACTGGACATGAAAAGAATGGTGCATTGACTACACATAGAACATCCTACCCACTGACAGATACCATCACTCTGGTAGACAATCGAGGGTTTGGACCAATGGACAGTTATGAAGAACAGGAAATTTATGCCCAACTTG CTAACATCTTGCCTCTGAATGAAAAGGTTATTTGGGAGAAGTCTTTTATGGATACAGTTATAAAAGTCCAGGGGTCAGTGGAGAACAGGAAAGATCTTCTTGTGCCACTTTACATCTACAG CGCTGAACAAGGATGTTCAAGTAAACCAAATGACATCAAAACATTCCTTCAGAATTGTCAGAAAATGACAG GAATCCTTCCAATTATTGTTCTTACAAAAAGCACGAGTAGTAAACTGGCGGGTGTCTGCAAGCAATTCCAAGATATGGGAATGGAGAGTATAATTGCGATCGAAAACTACATTCCTGAGAACAACATAAGAACACCTGGAAAGGACACAAAGTTACTTTCAGTATTAACAGAGGCGCTGAGGCTTGTAGATTTTAGGATTCAGACCTTAAGTGATCCTGAAGCGGACCACAATGAACGTATGAAGTTGTTACTCAGTCTGGCAAATGAGAGGGAGATAGAAAAGGTTAGAGaagaggaaaggaaaaaaattgatGAAGAGCTGCAAATGAAGAAACAGAAGAAATGGTATTTTTGGTAA